The following are encoded together in the Saliniramus fredricksonii genome:
- a CDS encoding DUF2948 family protein encodes MDDQQQNENPAANVSDPLKLLALDSDDLAVISAHLQHGQLRVSDLAYLRSERRFALCLGRYEWEHAPEAPRRRRLTGLHFERVLAAQMRNLDPRIRETALELIAIGFEPGDAPSGAIILFFADDRALRLEVECIEAQMRDMGPVWEADPPPPIETEENE; translated from the coding sequence ATGGACGATCAGCAGCAGAACGAAAACCCGGCGGCAAATGTCAGCGACCCGCTGAAGCTGCTCGCTCTCGACAGCGACGACCTCGCGGTGATCTCCGCGCATCTGCAGCATGGGCAGCTGCGCGTGTCGGATCTGGCCTATCTGCGAAGCGAGCGACGTTTCGCCTTGTGCCTCGGGCGCTACGAGTGGGAGCATGCCCCGGAAGCGCCGCGCCGCCGCAGGCTCACCGGCCTGCATTTCGAACGCGTCCTCGCCGCGCAGATGCGCAATCTTGACCCGCGCATCCGCGAGACGGCGCTGGAACTCATCGCCATCGGCTTCGAGCCGGGCGACGCCCCATCGGGCGCCATCATCCTCTTCTTCGCCGATGATCGCGCCCTGCGGCTCGAAGTCGAGTGCATCGAGGCGCAGATGCGTGATATGGGCCCCGTCTGGGAGGCGGATCCGCCGCCGCCGATCGAAACTGAGGAAAACGAGTAA
- a CDS encoding PRC-barrel domain-containing protein has translation MRFSPHTNVNRYSRLAPLLAGIGALVAVVMASPLVAQTSSSAAETAPADLQMQGDFIVAQTPGHVLAKNLIGADVVSADGDTIGPVADIIIDQNRQLVGITVSVGGLLGIRKREIGIPVSAMATARDVEGTGSADARDDSFNDPVSDVILTLDSEAIAQAPEFARLEDIPGLGGGTAVSPDGTPSEERQSD, from the coding sequence ATGCGGTTTTCACCCCACACCAATGTGAACCGATACAGCCGCCTGGCGCCGCTGCTCGCCGGGATCGGCGCCCTTGTGGCCGTCGTGATGGCCTCTCCGCTCGTTGCGCAGACATCCTCCTCTGCTGCCGAAACGGCGCCGGCCGATCTTCAGATGCAGGGCGATTTCATCGTGGCGCAGACGCCGGGACATGTGCTCGCCAAAAACCTGATCGGGGCCGATGTCGTGAGCGCCGACGGCGATACGATCGGGCCGGTCGCCGATATCATCATCGACCAGAATCGCCAGCTCGTCGGAATCACGGTCTCCGTCGGCGGTCTTCTCGGGATCCGGAAGCGCGAAATAGGCATACCCGTCTCGGCCATGGCCACTGCGCGGGATGTCGAGGGGACCGGCTCCGCCGACGCGCGCGACGATTCGTTCAATGACCCCGTCTCCGACGTGATCCTCACCCTCGATTCCGAAGCGATCGCGCAGGCACCCGAATTCGCGCGGCTCGAGGATATTCCGGGCCTCGGTGGCGGCACGGCGGTGTCACCGGACGGGACACCGAGCGAAGAGCGGCAGAGCGACTGA